From Luteolibacter yonseiensis:
CAGTGGCGGTTTCTCCCGTGACTTCCGCGACGCCGAGGGCGGGTGCCTCGCCCGGCAGGGAAAGCGAAACCGCGAGCCTCGCCTCCAGCGTGCGGTAGCCGCGCCATTCGTCGATCTGCGGCTGGTAGCAGGTGATTTTCACCTTGCCTTGGCTGATTTCGCGCGGCCACCCCGCATCGGCGGCGGGCGGGTTCGCAACCTCGTCCGACCAGGCGGAAGTGGCGGCGGCCACTCCCAGCAGGATCGTCCTTGCGAGCGGGGAAGAACGGGAAAGGGGATTCGTGTGCATGAGTGTGGGCTTCTTGTCGACTCAACGTGGAAACGAGCAACCGGGTGTTGCGGAGATGATGGCGCGCCTGACGGCCGGATGAAGGGATCAGGGAAAACTGTTAGACCGCGACATACGTTTGTGTATGACAGGATCATTCATAAGACCGCAAGCATAAAGTTGGCAGCTCCCTCCTTGTGGTGGGCCTGTTCTCAAACCCATGGATGGAAATGCCTGCCGATGCTCTCGGACATGCGGCATTTTTGTTCCGATTTGATCATGTCTATCTTCGGCGGCGTCCGAAAACATGATTGGATTTCTCTCATGAAATACAGGGGTTTGCTGGTTTAATGTCCGTTTTTGATACCATGCAAATCGCGCGATTGATGATTTGGTGATGGGCCATCGGCAATAGGCATCCGGCTCCATCGAATTGTCATCCCGGTAACGAATTTTCTTTGGCATGGCCGGGAATTTTTATCCGGATCCACAAACCATTCCGACGGTTCCGGGAGCTCGCCATGTCATGGCGGAAGAACGGAACGATTTTCTGTTAGATCGGGCCGGAAGGAGACGGAGATATCTCCGCAATCAGTTCCCCGGCTGCGGCAAGCAGGTGGTGGAGCAGGTGGTCGTCAGTCGTGCAGGTCCACGAACTCGAAATTCAATCCGTTGGATTCCGCCATGCTGGCGACGAAGCTTTGGAGTTCCGTGGCGTTCACCTTGTCAAAAGAGATGTTGGTTCCATCCGGCAGTGCCTGGAGGTGTCCGCCGGGAGGTGCTGTTACCGAGGGGATCGGGTCGTCCCCGATATAGTTGACCAGGTATTCCGCATTGAAATCGTCCCCGCTCAGCTTGATCTGGAATTCGCGTTTTCCCGTCAGGTCCTCGAAGGTGTGGTCCGCGCCGCACTCCCGTGCCGTTTCCTCCACCACCCGTGGAAGGTCGCCGAGCCTCACTCCGGCGAAGCTGACGGGACCGCCTTCCGGGTCTCTGAAAGACCCGACATCCCCGCTTTCCCTGACCCGTTCCGCCTTTTCTTCCGAGGCGTATTCCAGGACATGCGTGGCGGACCGTCCTTCGCCTGTGAGCTTGATGCGGAACTTGTGTTTCATGGTGGGATGTGGGTTCGTTTGTCGCATCCGTGGTGGAGTGGATGCGGATGACGTCTTGCATTTCCAGTGCCTGACCCACGGCAGGCACAAAGGTGGGGAAAATGCCGGGAAATGCGGGATTCGGCCTACGGGACCCGGTGCCGATGATCCGTTTTTGCATTCCGGGGATGCGGTTTGCAAGGACCGGAAGGCTTCCAGTCGATTCCGCTCATCCACCGGATTCGCGGCAACCGGGCATTTTCGGAAAATGATTGTCCCCTCGTGCCCGGCGGACGACGTTATGGGGTAGACACGATGGACAGCGACACCGATCTCCTCCGCCGCTTCGCCGCCACCGGCGAGGAAGCGGCTTTTTCCCTGCTGGTCGCGCGCCACGCCGGGATGATGCAGGGAGTGGCGGTACGCTGCACGGGTGACCACGCCCTCGCCGAGGAGGTGACCCAGACGGTTTTTTCCATTCTGGTGCGGAAGGCCCGTTCGCTTCAGCACGAGTGTCTGGCGGGCTGGCTGCAGCGCACGACGTTTCTGGAAGCCCGGAACGCCCGCCGCAAGGCGGCCCGCTACCGCCATACCCTGCTGCGGTTCGGCGGGGTGGGGCAGGCGGCGCTTGCCCCGGAGCCGGCGTCCACCGAAGAAATCCTGCTGCACCTGGATGAGGCGCTCTCCCGCCTCCCGGCACGCAACAGGCAACTGGTGGTGCTTCGTTTTTATGAGAGGAAAAGCGTGGGCGAGATCGCCGCCGCGACCGGGACGAACCACGAGGCCTGCAAGAAACAGATCCAGCGGTCCGTCCACCGCCTGGGCGACCTGCTGCGGCGTCATGGCGTGGCGACCACATCCGGCACCCTCTGCTCGGTGATGGCCGCGCAGTGTTTTTCCGCCTCCTCCGCGCCCGCCGCCACCCTCGCCTCCGCATCGGCGGGCACCGCTTCATCCGTTCTCCCGTTGACCCTTCTTTTTATGAATACCAATGCCATTCTCAAGACCTCGGCGGTCGTCCTTGTCCTCGCCGCCATTCCCGTGACCGTGATGTGGCAACGGAATGAAAAACCGGCGCCTGCCCCGCGGCAGGCATCGTCATCCGCCCCGTCGGAAGTGAGGGCCGCGCCCGCCCCGGCGGACGATCCGGCACTCGCGACGAAATCGGCCGCGGTCAGGAAACCCGCCGCGGCGGCCCCGCCGAAGGACCGCGGTCTGGCGGACACGCCCGCCGACTTCGCCAGACAGATCCGCAGCGTGCTGGGCGGCGAGGCGGGCGAGGACGAGCAACTGGCGTTTTGGCAGGCCGTGAAATCCGGCGAGAAGCTCGACCGCCTCATCGGCGAACTGCAACAGGAGACCGCCGCCGCCAAGACCGATGTGGACTCCCGCCTCACCCTCGGGCTCGCCTACGTGGCGAAGATCTGGAGCATGCCGGACGGACCGGAAAAAGCGATCTGGGCGGGCAAGGCGGAAGGCGTGTGGAAGGAGGTGCTGGCTCTGGAACCCACCAACTGGGAGGCCCAGCGCAACATCGCCTTTTCCTACAGCCGCTATCCGGAATTCCTCAACAAGACCGGCGATGCGATCGCGGAATACGAAACCACCCTCGCCCTGCAGGAAGCCGCCCCGCAACCCCGCAAGGGATTCGCCGAAAGCTACCTGGAAATGGCCCGGCTGCAGATGAAGATCGGCGATCCCGGCAGCGCCCTCTCCACCTTGGAACGCGGCGCCGCCGCCCACCCGGACAACGCCTCGATCACCAAACAGCTCGAGGTGGTCCGGCGGTCCTACAAGTTCGAGGGGACGGGGGAGTGATCCGCATACACCCGCCACCCCAAAAAGAAGCCGGCGGGAACCGGAGCGGGGGGCTCGCGGTTCACGCCGGCGGTTCTCAATCGAGGGGGGGTATTTCTTCGGGGGGGGATCGCCGTTTGTTTCCTTGGGGGGAAGGTTGCTCGCGGCGACAGGAAAAGGTTTACCTCATTTCCTACGGTATTCCTAGTGCGTGATCACGTGTACGCGATCACGGGATACGGAACAAGGAGCGGCGATCTCCGAATCGCCGCAGCAGTCGGGATGAGAACGGGCGGAGCGGAGTGCGGTGCGTGAATGGCTTCAGGACCGCGTATACGGACGTGGCACGGGCCATGTGGGGAGCGGAGCGTTGACGGCGGCGATTCGGAGATCGCCGCTCCTTGGGGTCGGACCTCCGGACGGGTGATGTAAGCGGTCCCCCCCTTCGCGCGGAATGAATTCCGCGCTCCCGGTGGAGGGATCTGCCGGGGCGCGGGTGGGCGCGAGGTGGCGCGGGCTGGCTTGAATACGCTTGAGTCGCCTTGGGATTTGTGACAAAAGAGGGCGACATCATGCCAATCAAGGACCCCGAAAAACGACGGCTGGCGAATGCGGAGAGGATGCGGCGGAGGCGCGCCGAGGGGGCGGCTTGGATCGATCCTGAGAAGGAGGCCGCCCGCAAGCGGCGCTGGTATGATGCCGGGGGCAAGGAAAAGATCGTGGCGAACAACCGCGCGCGCCGCCAGCGGGCGAACGAGCAGGCGGTGGCGGATTTTTCCAAAAGAATCACCGGGCCGGCTGGCGGTGAATCCTGAAATTGGTGAAAAACGATTATCCGCAGGCCGTCGGCAAGATCAGCTCCGGACTCTCAAGGAGGGATGTGGAGCAGATCATGCGGGATTTGGAAGAATGATTTCCCATGCCGGATCCGCGTCCGGATTGTTACAAAAGTTTTACATGCGAGGGGTTAAATCCCGCCGGTTTCCTGTTGGGATCTGTGGGTCGGAATCCGTCCACGCATGCAACAGCCTATACCTCATCACGCGACCCAGTCCACGACACCCGTCCCTAGGAACAACCTTTGGGCGAGAATGGGCGGCGGCTCGTTGATGATCGCCGTCATTTTCCACGGCGTCCTGCTGGTTTTCGGCGCGCTCTGGGTTTTCAAGATCATCAACCCGCCCGATGAAAAAGTCGATTTCATGCCACGCGGCGGCGATGCGGGATCGCGTGCGGCGGAGGTCCAGGTCCAGCAGAAGAAGCGCGCCCAGATCACCCCTGTGAACCAGGTGAAGCGCGTGTTCGCGCAGAACGCCGAGTCCTCGTATTCCATTCCGGACCCGGGCGATGACTTCGGGCCGATGTCGTCCCTGAGTTCCCTGAGCAGCGGCGGCGGAGGTGGTGCGGGAGGCCTGGGAGGTCCCGGAGCCGGAAAAGGATTCGGCCAGGGAAAAGGCGGCGCGGGAGGACTTGGGAACGGCCTCCATTCGAACATCAAGCTCTTCGGGATGGACCTGAAGGTGGAATCGATCGGGCTGGTGCTCGACGTTTCGGGATCGATGACCCCCAGGCTCAAGCGGGTGGTGGACGAGGCGAACCGCGTGGCGGAGGGCAGCCCCGTGATCCTGCACGTCGGCTGCGGCCTCGGAGCCGGGAAGAACCAGACGGGAAGGATCGAACCGGTCCGCGGTCCACGCGATGACTTCAAGAGATTCTGGTATTTCAACCAGCACCGGGACCGTGAAACGCGGCCGAAAAAGCAGGACGACATGGACATCAGCGGGCCGCCGCCGGTCCCGGAAGTGTATGATGTCCTCGTGAACCGTCCGCAGACCTACTATCACGACCACGGGCGCGGCGCGATGACCGCCGACGCGCTGCTCTGCAGCGAGCTCCGCAAGGTCGAGGCCGTCTACTGGTTCGCGGACTTCCAGGACGAGATCCTGCCCGAGACCGCGGAGGAGATCCTGAAGGAGCTGAAGCGGAAAAAACAGAAACTCTACATCCACGCGGCGGTGAAGGGGAAATACTACGAGGCCGCCCGAGACATGATCGCCGTCCCGAGCGGCGGAGGCGAGGTGAAGCCGATCGGGTTGTGATGGAGGGGATCGTGGATCGTGGATCGTGGATCGTGGATCGTGGATTGTGGATCGTGGATTGTGGATTGTGGATTGTGGATCGGTCTAGTCAGAACATAGGTAACACATTTGGTTCAGAACATGGGTAACGCTTTTTAGTTCGGAGTTACACTTCCGGTTGTGTTTTGGTGTGACGTCTTAGGTTCGGGTTCGGGTTCGGGTTCGGGTTCGGGTTCGGGTTCGGGTTCGGGGTTCGGGGTTCGGGGTTCGGGGTTCGGGGTTCGGGGTTCGGGGTTCGGGGTTCGGGGTTCGGGGATCGGGGATCGGGGTTCGGGGTTCGGGGATCGGGGATCGGGAATTCTTCCGCCCCAACGGGGCAAAATGTGATAGCCCAGGACATCGTCCTGGGTTGCATGGGTAATGATATTGAGTCCTGAAGGGACGGCGTCCTGGTGCGACGATTTGCCAACACGCGGATTGAATTCGACAATGTGGGTTTCAAATGAACATCTTGGGCCGTCGCGACGTATCATTTGAAAAACGCCCCCATGCCCCAATCGCTCGCCCAAATCCTCGTGCATCTGGTTTTCTCCACCAAGAACCGGGAACCATGGCTGGACGACGGACTACGCGATGAACTCCATGCCTACATCGGGGGAATTGTGGAGAACCAAAAAGGATCGTTGCTGAAGGCGGGATCTGTCGCGGACCACGTCCATCTTCTGATCGCCCATCCGCGTACCGTCGCGCCTTCGGAAATGGTGCAGGAAATCAAAACCGGATCGTCCAGATGGTTGAAGACAAAAGGTCCGAAATATGTGAATTTCCATTGGCAATCGGGATATGGAATCTTTTCCATCAGTCCGTCACATCGGCCCGCGTTGGAACGGTATATCGAGGATCAGGCGGAGCATCACCGGAAAGTGACCTTTCAGGAAGAATACCGGCGGTTGTTGAGCCGGTATGGAATGGGATTCGATGAGAGATATGTTTGGGATTGAGCGTCGCGCCATGGATGCCGTCCCTTCAGGACTTGTTAGATTCGGGGGCTGATACCCAGGGTTGCGCTTCGCTTACCCTGGGCTGTCGCATGGCGCACCGTTGGTGCTGAAGACTTTCCGATGAACGGATGAACGGATGAACGGATGAACGGATGAACGGATGAACGGATGAATCGATGGACCGATGGACCGATGGACCGATGACCGATGACCGATGACCGATGACATTCGGTTTGCCAACGCGGGTAGGTGCCGGGGAGGGGCGTCGAATGGCACGCGGTTGAGCTGTTCCGTTCATCTTCTGTCCCTCCGGGACGGAAGATGAACGAGGCCGCGCTTATCTACCTGTCATTCGAGGGGCGACCTGATTGCCGCTCTTTTTCACCTTCGCACATGGCGAGGCATTGAAGCGGGCGAGCTTGGTGTTAGTTCGCGGAAACCCTCCCCGGTTCCCGCGCTCCGGTGGACTTGGAACCGGTTTGTGAATCTCCGAGGTCGGCGCGCATGGCGGCGGTTTGCTGCAGGAGTTTTTCCACGATCTCCGGATGCGCGGCGGCCACATCGTTCTGTTCGCCGATGTCTTTTTTCAAATCGAAGAGCATCGGTTTCTCCAGCTTGCGCTGCTGGTATTTTCCGGGGATGCCGCCGGTTGGCTGCGGGGCGTCCGCCATGGTGCGGTATTGCTGGGGGAGCATCAGCTTCCAATCGCCGTCCGCCACGGCGAGGAGCTTGTTGTTTTCATAATACCACGCGTAGCGGCGGGGCGGGGGATTGTCGTTCGGTTCGCCGGTGAGGTCGCTGAGGCGGTTGCTGCCATCGATCCCCACCTTCGGGAGTTCCGCTCCGATGATCGCGGCGATGGTGGGAAACAGGTCGGTGGTCATCGCCATCTCCGCGCTCTCGGTGCCTGCGGGGATCCTGCCAGGCCAGCGCATGATGGTCGGCACGC
This genomic window contains:
- a CDS encoding sigma-70 family RNA polymerase sigma factor; protein product: MDSDTDLLRRFAATGEEAAFSLLVARHAGMMQGVAVRCTGDHALAEEVTQTVFSILVRKARSLQHECLAGWLQRTTFLEARNARRKAARYRHTLLRFGGVGQAALAPEPASTEEILLHLDEALSRLPARNRQLVVLRFYERKSVGEIAAATGTNHEACKKQIQRSVHRLGDLLRRHGVATTSGTLCSVMAAQCFSASSAPAATLASASAGTASSVLPLTLLFMNTNAILKTSAVVLVLAAIPVTVMWQRNEKPAPAPRQASSSAPSEVRAAPAPADDPALATKSAAVRKPAAAAPPKDRGLADTPADFARQIRSVLGGEAGEDEQLAFWQAVKSGEKLDRLIGELQQETAAAKTDVDSRLTLGLAYVAKIWSMPDGPEKAIWAGKAEGVWKEVLALEPTNWEAQRNIAFSYSRYPEFLNKTGDAIAEYETTLALQEAAPQPRKGFAESYLEMARLQMKIGDPGSALSTLERGAAAHPDNASITKQLEVVRRSYKFEGTGE
- the tnpA gene encoding IS200/IS605 family transposase; its protein translation is MPQSLAQILVHLVFSTKNREPWLDDGLRDELHAYIGGIVENQKGSLLKAGSVADHVHLLIAHPRTVAPSEMVQEIKTGSSRWLKTKGPKYVNFHWQSGYGIFSISPSHRPALERYIEDQAEHHRKVTFQEEYRRLLSRYGMGFDERYVWD